GTCCTGCAGACTCATCGGGTCGTCCCAGTTCCACGTCCGGATTTCGTACTTCTCATTCTTGGCGTACTCCTCGCGGTCCGGGTGCTGGTGGTTGAACACATGCTCGTACGGCGGGCCGTAGACGCCGTAAGCGCTGGACAGCGTCGCCGCGAGAACAAACCGGAGTTGGTGTGCTGCGCGCCCGCCATGGACGAGGAAGTCGTGCAGGATGTCCGGCGTGTTGGGCCAGAAGTTGGGGCGGAAGTATTCGGCGACGTCCGTGTGGAAAAGCTCTTTCGCGTAGCCGGTCAGCTCGTCCTTCGTATTGCGCCAGGTGAAGTACGTGTAGCTGTTGTTGAAGCCGAGTTTCGCGAGGCCGTACATCGTCTTCGGCTTGGTGAACGCCTCGGAGAGCACGATCAGCTCGGGCGTGTCCTTGCGCAGCTCCGCGAGGCACCATTCCCAGAAGGCGAACGGCTTCGTGTGCGGGTTGTCCACGCGGAAGATCGTGACGCCACGGTCGATCCAGAACTGGAAGACGTCTTGCAGCTCCGTCCAGAGCGCCGGCCAGTCCTCGTTCTCGAAGTTGATCGGGTAGACGTCCTGGTACTTCTTCGGCGGGTTCTCCGCGTAACGGATGCTGCCGTCCGGGCGGTGGTGGAACCACTCCGGGTGATCCTCCACGTACGGATGATCCGGCGACGTTTGAAACGCGATGTCGATTGCCACTTTCAGCCCGACATCTTCCGCCTTTTCTACGAAGCGGTCGAATGCTTCCATGCCGCCGAGGTCCGGGTGGACGCTCTTGTGGCCGCCCTTCGTGCCGTCCTCAAGCAGACCGCCAATGGCCCATGGGCTCCCCGGATCGCCGGGCTCGGCTGTCGGGGCATTGTCTTTGCCCTTTCGGTGCTGCACGCCGATCGGGTGGATTGGAGGGAGGTAGACGACGTCGAAGCCCATGTCGCGGATGCCTTCGAGCCGCTCCGCTGCGTCGTCCAGCGTGCCGTGCTTGCCGTCGTCGCGCGTGGAGCGCGGGAAAAATTCGTACCAGGCGCCGGAACGAGCGATCTTGGGGTCGACGATCACCTCGTAGGTCTGGCTCTCGACCATCATGTCGTGCGGTGCGTTGCGTCGGACCCGCGCGGCGATGCCCTCGCCCATCGCAGCCTCCTCGTCGCCTGCCTCGAAGGCTTCGAGATCGGCTTTCAGTTTCTTCGCGTCGGTCCCGTCGGCATTCTCCATGGCGGCCCGAACGAGATCCACGCCGGCCTGCAGTTCGCTTTCGAGTTCTTCGTGGGGCTCGCCTCCGGCCACGCGGCGCCGGAACTGGTCCTGCCAGGTAGCGAACCGGTTGAGCCAGGCGCGCACGGTGTAGGCATAGCGCCCGAGCTCCGTTACCTCGAAGCGACCACTGTACTCATCGTTTTCCTCTGGTGTCATCCGGTGGATGGTCGTCTCGCCCTCTGGATCGGTAACGACCAGCTCCACCTCGATCGCCTCGTGACTGTCGACCACGACGCCGGCGCGAACGTCGACGGATTCATCGACCGAGCGTTTGATCGGCCAGATGCCGCCCTCAATCGACGGGCGGACGAACGGGATCATGATCCGCGACCACTTCTTGGGAAGGGTCGAATCATCCGGTGCAGTCGTGCCCGCGGGCGCATCAACCGGCTCGGGCGTTCCGGTCACGGCCGCGTCGGCGGACGTTGATGACGAGGACGGAGGTGGCGTCATGGGTGGAGAGATTCGCTTGAACGATGGGAAGGTGAGGGCGCGATCCGAGCGTGTCGGAATCGGTAGAAGATAGGGATCAGGCGTCTGTGCAGAAACCCCGGATCGTCTGCTTTTACATTACGATGACAACCGTCACGTCAGGATAGCAGCATGCGGAAGCGTCGTTCCCCGCAAACGACTTCTTCTTGCCGACACTCCGGGCGCCTGCGGGCCTGACCTTGCGCCGGGAGCGAAGCGATCCAGGTGCCCCGATCCCTGCACGCGCCGACGACCGCCCCGTGAGTGCGGCGTAGATCGTGCGCGTTTGAGCCAATTATCTCGTTGGGTTCAGCAGAATGGTCCACTCGGCCAATCGGAGGAACAGCGAGTTTGTCGGTGTCGCGTTCCTCGAGACCCAGTCACAGCTATCGCATGCAGGATGTGGGATACGGCGGCCCATGCATATGCCATCCGTGATTTATGCGTGACCACGTGCCGCGTGAATTCTGTCGTACAGTCCGACCGTCGGCCGTGTTACGGTTGTATTTCCTTGCATCAATGCAGACATTCGAATCCTGAGGACAGCAATAGATGGTTTTTGTGACGTTCTCACAACCTGTTTGGCGGACATCCATCGGCCATCCAAAGGTACGGACCTCCCAATGGTCGGTCCTTGCGACGCTCTTGACACAAGGCTTCGGTGATTTCACGGGCCGTGTCGACTGCGTCCGTGCCAACGTATAACCATGAGGCCTATGATCAGGTGCGAACGGTGATCAGGTACGAACGGCTGCGCGTACGTTTTCGCGGTCCATCCGCCAAACAGGTTATCAAAGTCGTGCGAGGGCATATCCTCCCCGAAGCCGGTTTGGACCGGTTGTTGCCATTGGCATGAACCGCACCTCGGACCGATCGCGCCGGTTAGCGTCTTCGGCGTGTACGGTCGCACGACTTCCCCTACACACTGCGTTCCCTTCATGACATCCTTAGCCGTGGATTCCAGTACCGACTTATCTGGGGACTCGTCGAACCCTCGGCCGAGCGATCCTGAATCGTTTATTCCCGGTTCACCCGGCCACGGTAACGGGCCGGTTTCGCCAGCTCGCCGGTACCCTCCGCGCTACCGGTCGGAGCCGTCCCATCGCCAGAAAGGGTTGACGATCCGACCCGGGCTTCCGTATCCACGTGGAGCGACGTGGGATGGAATCGGGGTCAACTTTGTACTTCACAGTGCGAATGCGGACCGGGTCGAACTTCTTCTTTTCGACCATCCCGACGATTCGGCGCCATCCGTGACGTTCGATTTACCCGAGCGGACCGGTCCGATCTGGCACGGCTATGTTACGAATCTGCGGCCGGGACAGCTGTACGGCTACCGCGTCTACGGTCCGTACGACCCGGCGAGTGGCCACCGATTTAATCCCAATAAGGTGCTGCTCGACCCGTACGCGAAAGCCATCGGTCGCCCGCTCCGCTGGGACGACAGTCTGTTTGGATACCACGTGGGCAGCGACAAAGAGGACCTCTCCTTCGACGACCGGGACAGCGCTCCGTACGCTCCGCTCGGGGCCGTCGTGGAGGATACCTTCGCCTGGGGCAACGACCGGCTGCCGTCGATCCCGTGGAAGGACACGCTCATCTACGAAACGCACGTCAAGGGCCTGACGAAGCGCCATCCGGACGTCCCGGAGTCGCTTCGGGGTACGTATCTGGGCATCTCCTCCGAGCCGATCATCGATCACTTTAAGGATCTTGGTGT
The DNA window shown above is from Longibacter salinarum and carries:
- a CDS encoding maltotransferase domain-containing protein: MTPPPSSSSTSADAAVTGTPEPVDAPAGTTAPDDSTLPKKWSRIMIPFVRPSIEGGIWPIKRSVDESVDVRAGVVVDSHEAIEVELVVTDPEGETTIHRMTPEENDEYSGRFEVTELGRYAYTVRAWLNRFATWQDQFRRRVAGGEPHEELESELQAGVDLVRAAMENADGTDAKKLKADLEAFEAGDEEAAMGEGIAARVRRNAPHDMMVESQTYEVIVDPKIARSGAWYEFFPRSTRDDGKHGTLDDAAERLEGIRDMGFDVVYLPPIHPIGVQHRKGKDNAPTAEPGDPGSPWAIGGLLEDGTKGGHKSVHPDLGGMEAFDRFVEKAEDVGLKVAIDIAFQTSPDHPYVEDHPEWFHHRPDGSIRYAENPPKKYQDVYPINFENEDWPALWTELQDVFQFWIDRGVTIFRVDNPHTKPFAFWEWCLAELRKDTPELIVLSEAFTKPKTMYGLAKLGFNNSYTYFTWRNTKDELTGYAKELFHTDVAEYFRPNFWPNTPDILHDFLVHGGRAAHQLRFVLAATLSSAYGVYGPPYEHVFNHQHPDREEYAKNEKYEIRTWNWDDPMSLQDFMGRVNAIRKDNPALQQMRSIRFHETKNPNLIAYSKKSGDNLIVVVVNLDPHNPQEGQLDLDNGALGLPHDDAFIANDLLNDTRYTWRGQHHYVRLSPDRPAHIFRLEQEGQEHEVFERPVHD